Part of the Micromonospora inyonensis genome, GCCTTCCGGTACCGGGGCATCAAGATCTTCGTCGACGGCGGGTTCTCCGCCGCCGGAGCCGCCGTCCTGCGGCCGTACGCGCAGCTACGGGACGGGGTGCCCCAGTCCGGCCGGATCGCGTACACGGTCGAGGACCTCGCCGACCTGGTCCGGACCACCGACGACCTCGGCCTGCAGCTGACCGCGCACGTCAACGGCGAACGCGCCCAGCGTGAACTGTGCCAGGCGGCGATCCAGGCGCGCGGCGGCGCCGGGAACGGGCAGCTGCCGGTCCGCCTGGAACACGCCGGGAACGTCCTCACCGACGACGCGACCCTGGACCACTGGCACCGCGCCGGTGCCATACCCGTCCCGCAGGCCGGGTTCATCTACACGATGGGCAGCTTCATCCCCGAGTCGATGGGCGGCTACGCCCGGCCGGCCATGTTCCGCTTCCGTGACCTGATCGACCGGGGCTGGCGGATCTGTTCGAGCTCGGACGGCGCCGGCTCCGAGCTGCTCCAGTTCAACCCGCTGTTCGGCGTGCAGTGCGCGGTCACCCGCCGATCCTGCGTGGGGCAGGAGGTCAACCCCGACCAGCGGATCACGGTGCTGGAGGCGCTGGCGATGCACACCTCCTCCGCCGCCGCCGCGATGGGTCTGGCCGACCGGGGCTCGATCGAGCCGGGCAAGCGGGCCGACCTGGTGGTGCTCGCCTCGGATCCGCGGGACACCGCGCCGGAGGCGATCTCCACGATCGGGGTGGACACCGTCATGGTGAACGGCACGGTGGTCCGGAGCTACCGGTGATCGCGGAGTTCCGCACCTACCGGTGCGCGGCAGCCGACCTCGACCGGCTGGTGGCACGGCTGCGCGCCGCCGCCGTACCGGTGTTGACGGATCTCGGCGCGGAGGTGATCGGGCCGTGGACCCGGATCCGACCCGAGGGCGGCGAGCTGCGCTACGTGGTGCACTGGCGCGACGCGGCACACCAGGAACAGAGTTGGCTAGAGTTCGCCAGGGACAGCCGGTGGATCGAGGCCAGACGCAGTCCGATTGCCATCACGATCGACCGGGATGTCTGGTCTGTGTGACTCAGGAGGATGCGGTGGCTTCGAGGAGCGCGGATGGCGGCACCGACACGGTGGAGCTGTTGCAGAGCCTGCGCCGGATGACGGTCAGCGTCAACTCCGACCTCAAGCTGGACAGCGTGCTGCAGACCGTGGTCGACGCCGTCTGCGACCTGACGCTGTGGCAGATCTGCTGGATCGACGTGGTGGACGTCGCCGCCAACCAGGCCGAGGTGGTCGCGCGGCGGGACAAGCTGGAGTACAGCGCCGCCGGCCGGCAGACCCGCTGGACCCTGGACGGCATTCCCGCGTTGGACGCGGTCACCAGCGGTGAGCCGGTCGTCATCGCCGACGCCCAGCAGCAGCAGCGGTACGCGGCGTACGCGGCTGACGCCCGGCACCGGGGCTACGTGTGCGGCGTGGTGCTGCCGCTGGCCGCGCAGGACGTCGACGGACGGCCGATGGTGCTGTGCGTCCAGAGCGACCACCACCTGACCGGGGACCCGCACCAGCTGCCGTTCCTGCGGACGGTGGCCGAGCTGGCGTCCCTGGCCGTGCGCAACGCGCGCCAGGCCGCCGCCGCCCAGGCCGCGGTGAACACCATGGCCCGCGGCCAGGCCATGCAGGCGTCGGTGCTGGAGGCCCTGATCCGGGGCGAGAGCTCCGCCGCGGTGTACGACCTCGTCCAGTCCATGACCAGCGAATCCATGACCATCCTCGACGGCGACGCGCGGGTGGTCTACAGCGGCACCAGCCCGGCCCCCGAGCGGTACGACGCCGACACCTGGGCCGGCGTGGCCGGTGACGTCGCCCGGGCCGCCCTCGGGGCCATCGCCCTGGACGAGCACGAGCAGGCGGTGCCGCAGAGCCCGGTCCGGATCGACGCCCTCGGCGAACGGGACGTGTGGCTGCGCGTCACGCAGGTCGTCAGCGGGGCGAACGTGCTCGGCATGGCGGTGTTCCTGCGTACCTCGGCCGCGACGTACGAGCCGACCCACCCGCCGCTGTCCCAGCTCCGCTCGGCCGTCACGGCGGTGCTCATGCGGGACCTGGTCCGGCATCAGACCGAGCAGGACCTGGGGATCGGCATCATCGATCCGCTGCTGTCCGGCGAGTGGACCCGCCGGGAGGACCTGCTGGTACGCGCCTCGTCGCTGGGTCTGCCGCTGGAGCGTCCCATGCACCTGATCGCCGTACGGGCGCAGCCGGTGCCGACCGTCTCCGAGTGGGAGTCGCTCATCCGGTCACTCCGACCGGTGACCGGCCAGTGGCGTGGGTCGCTGACGGTACGCGCCGGCGCCGGGCTGGCCGTACTGGTACCAGCCGACTGCGTACCGGAGGGGCAGCGGCTCACCAACGGCCTGCACGCCCTGCGGGCACGGGCGGAGCAGGTGCTCGGCAAGGAGGTGACGGTCGGCCGGGCGGGCCCGTGCGTCGAGCTGGAGCAGTATCCCCGCGCGTGGCGGGAGTGCGAGCTGGCGGTCGAGCTGGCCGAGCGGCTCCAGCAGCACGGGGTGGTCCACCTGGACGACTTCGGCGCGTACCGCTTCCTGCTCGCCGCCTCGGCCGCCGAGGACGTCAACGACTTCATCGACAAGATCATTGGCCGGCTGCTGGCGTACGACCGCGAGCACCGGACCCAACTCCTGGACACCGCCGAGCGGTTCGTGGGCTGCGGCGGCAAGTACCAGGAAACCTCGGTCAGGCTGCACGTCCACGTCAGCACCCTGCGCTACCGACTGGAACGGATCACCGAACTGATCGGGCGCGACCTGAACGACGAGG contains:
- a CDS encoding NIPSNAP family protein; the protein is MIAEFRTYRCAAADLDRLVARLRAAAVPVLTDLGAEVIGPWTRIRPEGGELRYVVHWRDAAHQEQSWLEFARDSRWIEARRSPIAITIDRDVWSV
- a CDS encoding helix-turn-helix domain-containing protein → MASRSADGGTDTVELLQSLRRMTVSVNSDLKLDSVLQTVVDAVCDLTLWQICWIDVVDVAANQAEVVARRDKLEYSAAGRQTRWTLDGIPALDAVTSGEPVVIADAQQQQRYAAYAADARHRGYVCGVVLPLAAQDVDGRPMVLCVQSDHHLTGDPHQLPFLRTVAELASLAVRNARQAAAAQAAVNTMARGQAMQASVLEALIRGESSAAVYDLVQSMTSESMTILDGDARVVYSGTSPAPERYDADTWAGVAGDVARAALGAIALDEHEQAVPQSPVRIDALGERDVWLRVTQVVSGANVLGMAVFLRTSAATYEPTHPPLSQLRSAVTAVLMRDLVRHQTEQDLGIGIIDPLLSGEWTRREDLLVRASSLGLPLERPMHLIAVRAQPVPTVSEWESLIRSLRPVTGQWRGSLTVRAGAGLAVLVPADCVPEGQRLTNGLHALRARAEQVLGKEVTVGRAGPCVELEQYPRAWRECELAVELAERLQQHGVVHLDDFGAYRFLLAASAAEDVNDFIDKIIGRLLAYDREHRTQLLDTAERFVGCGGKYQETSVRLHVHVSTLRYRLERITELIGRDLNDEEARFEIILATRLYRLRSAALRARATDQPNRTADRRR